One part of the Vitis riparia cultivar Riparia Gloire de Montpellier isolate 1030 chromosome 15, EGFV_Vit.rip_1.0, whole genome shotgun sequence genome encodes these proteins:
- the LOC117931839 gene encoding carotenoid cleavage dioxygenase 7, chloroplastic — MQAKPLHAVPVKFPSPTKLPLLQKPPAVPEKVLSRAISISTPDTRVSDVSTPNLDDSLVAFWDYQFLFMSQRSETDGSIALRVVDGAIPVDFPSGTYFLAGPGLFSDDHGSTVHPLDGHGYLRAFAINGPGKEVKFSARYVKTEAQLEEHDPMTRGWRFTYRGPFSVLKGGKKVGNRKVMKNVANTSVLKWGGRLMCLWEGGDPYEIESGTLDTIGRLDMMEGCDSLHEGGSPGGDAWDLAAAALKPILHGVFKMPEKRPLSHYKIDAKRNRLLMMWCNAEDMLLPRSNFTIYEFDSKMKVVQRKEFKIPDHLMIHDWAFTDSHYVLFSNRIKLDILGSMGALSGLSPMISALSANPSKPTSPIYLLPRFSDDVIGNRDWRVPIEVPSQLWLIHVGNAYEERDERGNFNIQIHASACSYHWFNFHKMFGYDWQSRKLDPCVMNVQQGQEESLPHLIQVSINLDANGTSKNCSVEPLNQWNKPSDFPAINPSSSGTKNTYMYAAAASGSRSTLPHFPFDTIVKVNVPNKSTHRWSTGTRRFIGEPIFVPKGIEEDDGYLLVVEYAVSIQRCYLVILDAKRIGEIDALVARLEVPKHLTFPIGFHGFWAPKE, encoded by the exons ATGCAGGCCAAACCTCTCCATGCTGTCCCGGTCAAATTCCCTTCTCCAACAAAGCTCCCTCTTCTCCAGAAACCTCCGGCCGTGCCGGAGAAAGTACTGTCAAGAGCTATTTCCATTTCCACGCCTGATACTAGGGTTTCAGACGTCTCGACCCCGAATTTGGATGACTCCCTGGTTGCATTTTGGGATTATCAGTTTCTCTTTATGTCGCAACGCTCTGAAACAGATGGGTCTATTGCTTTACGTGTGGTTGATGGTGCAATTCCCGTTGATTTTCCTTCGGGTACGTATTTTCTAGCTGGGCCGGGTCTTTTTAGCGATGATCATGGGTCGACGGTCCACCCTTTGGATGGGCATGGGTATTTGAGGGCTTTTGCCATTAATGGACCGGGTAAAGAGGTCAAGTTCTCGGCTAGGTATGTGAAAACGGAGGCCCAGTTGGAGGAGCACGACCCGATGACTCGTGGGTGGCGATTCACGTACCGCGGCCCGTTTTCGGTATTGAAAGGAGGGAAGAAGGTGGGGAACAGGAAGGTGATGAAAAATGTGGCGAACACCAGCGTGTTGAAGTGGGGTGGACGGTTGATGTGCTTGTGGGAGGGTGGAGACCCCTATGAGATTGAATCTGGGACGTTGGATACGATCGGAAGGCTCGATATGATGGAGGGCTGTGATTCATTGCATGAAGGTGGCAGCCCCGGCGGTGATGCTTGGGATTTGGCTGCGGCGGCGTTGAAGCCAATTCTACATG GAGTGTTCAAGATGCCGGAGAAGCGGCCACTGTCGCATTATAAAATTGATGCTAAAAGAAATAGGCTTCTGATGATGTGGTGTAACGCAGAAGACATGTTGCTGCCTCGGAGCAATTTTACAATCTATG AATTTGATTCGAAAATGAAGGTGGTACAAAGGAAAGAGTTCAAGATTCCGGATCATTTGATGATCCATGATTGGGCTTTCACCGATTCTCATTATGTCTTGTTCTCCAATCGAATCAAGCTTGATATTCTAG GATCAATGGGGGCCTTAAGTGGATTATCACCAATGATATCAGCATTATCGGCAAACCCTAGTAAACCAACCTCTCCAATCTATCTCCTTCCTCGATTCTCTGACGATGTCATTGGAAATCGAGATTGGAGAGTTCCAATTGAAGTTCCTTCACAGTTATGGCTGATACATGTTGGCAATGCCTATGAGGAGAGGGACGAGAGAGGAAACTTCAACATTCAAATACATGCCAGTGCTTGCTCTTATCACTGGTTCAATTTCCACAAAATGTTTG GATATGATTGGCAAAGTAGGAAATTAGACCCTTGTGTTATGAATGTACAACAAGGCCAAGAAGAATCACTTCCACACCTCATTCAAGTCTCCATCAACTTGGATGCCAATGGTACATCCAAGAATTGTAGTGTCGAACCTTTGAATCAATGGAACAAACCCTCCGACTTCCCCGCCATCAATCCATCCTCCTCTGGCACCAAAAACACGTACATGTATGCAGCGGCCGCATCTGGTTCCCGCTCGACCTTGCCACATTTTCCGTTTGACACCATCGTTAAAGTAAATGTCCCTAACAAGTCGACTCATAGGTGGTCTACCGGTACTAGGAGGTTCATAGGTGAGCCCATCTTTGTTCCCAAGGGTATTGAAGAAGACGACGGTTACCTTCTAGTAGTCGAG TATGCAGTTTCAATACAAAGGTGTTACCTTGTCATATTGGATGCTAAGAGAATAGgagagattgatgcacttgtaGCAAGGCTTGAAGTCCCAAAACATTTGACTTTTCCCATTGGATTTCATGGCTTTTGGGCCCCCAAAGAATAG